One Oceanithermus desulfurans DNA segment encodes these proteins:
- a CDS encoding TAXI family TRAP transporter solute-binding subunit, with translation MKKSKLILAAVLGLALAMGASAKTFITIGSGGTTGTYYPTAVGIAKIINENLPDVKANAISTGGSVYNAGAIQTGDLQMTMIQNDIAYYAFNGIVVEKFIGKPADKLRGMATIYPEPVHVFARKDSGITSIADFKGKKVYVGDIGSGVEQNAKQVLEAYGLTFDDLGTAVRGKPKQAAQLLQDGRIDAMFYTAGVGSSAIAQAALTTDIVFLPIEFAKIDFLKKKYPFYAEIIIPAGSYKGQDKPFQTVAVKATLAASADLDADVVYQIAKLIFKDKVDQFKAIKPVIAQHFSVDKALDGMPIPLHKGAAKFYEEEGIAIPDAAKPID, from the coding sequence ATGAAAAAGAGCAAGCTGATTCTCGCTGCAGTGCTGGGTCTGGCCCTCGCCATGGGCGCATCGGCCAAAACCTTTATCACCATCGGGTCCGGCGGCACCACCGGGACCTACTACCCCACCGCCGTCGGTATCGCCAAGATTATTAACGAGAACCTGCCCGACGTGAAGGCCAACGCCATCTCCACCGGTGGCTCGGTCTACAACGCCGGCGCGATCCAGACCGGCGACCTGCAGATGACGATGATCCAGAACGACATCGCCTACTACGCGTTCAACGGCATCGTCGTCGAGAAGTTCATCGGCAAGCCCGCCGACAAGCTGCGCGGCATGGCCACCATCTACCCGGAGCCGGTGCACGTCTTCGCGCGCAAGGACTCGGGCATCACCTCGATCGCCGACTTCAAGGGCAAGAAGGTGTACGTGGGCGACATCGGCTCGGGCGTGGAGCAGAACGCCAAGCAGGTGCTCGAGGCCTACGGGCTGACCTTCGACGACCTCGGCACCGCCGTGCGCGGTAAGCCCAAGCAGGCCGCTCAGCTGCTGCAGGACGGCCGCATCGACGCGATGTTCTACACCGCGGGCGTGGGCTCGAGCGCCATCGCCCAGGCGGCGCTGACCACCGACATCGTCTTCCTGCCCATCGAGTTCGCCAAGATCGACTTCCTGAAGAAGAAGTACCCCTTCTACGCCGAGATCATCATCCCCGCGGGCTCCTACAAGGGTCAGGACAAGCCCTTCCAGACCGTCGCGGTGAAGGCCACCCTGGCCGCCTCGGCCGACCTGGACGCGGACGTGGTCTACCAGATCGCCAAGCTGATCTTCAAGGACAAGGTGGACCAGTTCAAGGCCATCAAGCCCGTGATCGCTCAGCACTTCTCCGTGGACAAGGCCCTCGACGGGATGCCCATCCCGCTGCATAAGGGTGCGGCCAAGTTCTACGAAGAAGAAGGCATTGCCATCCCCGACGCCGCCAAGCCGATCGACTAA
- a CDS encoding aminopeptidase, with product MNRQRIIDAIDLAHRIVRQHLSVQPGENVLIVADPETEMEIYLALAGAVQSVGAEFTVSLMPTRGRDRATYLTQPIEHALDASDVLIGVTKASGAPTYARKVAQLLSARKIRALSMVMRELDNYLKGAATADYEELEDLGQRVAKLWAAADEIRIETERGTRFRAGVTKEPVMGQPVIVECGLAREPGREAAFSDGEVSQRPRAGTAEGRLVIDGPVAGMRGLDPFEVEVEGGEVVRIAGGGNRTRQLASVFERLPCAKHIAEIGLGLNPEALHNGDFEEEKKAQGNVHVALGDDIFYGGSHGCDIHWDMVLYDATVWLDDFPLFKEGRLQLQEVLETTR from the coding sequence ATGAACCGACAACGAATCATCGACGCAATCGACCTGGCCCATCGGATCGTCCGGCAGCATCTGAGCGTGCAGCCGGGCGAAAATGTTTTGATCGTGGCCGACCCCGAGACCGAGATGGAGATCTACCTGGCGCTCGCCGGGGCGGTGCAGTCGGTAGGCGCTGAGTTCACGGTCTCGCTCATGCCTACGCGCGGCCGCGACCGCGCCACCTACCTGACGCAGCCCATCGAGCACGCCCTCGACGCCTCGGACGTGTTGATCGGGGTGACCAAGGCCTCGGGCGCGCCCACCTACGCGCGCAAGGTGGCCCAGCTGCTCAGCGCCAGGAAGATCCGCGCGCTCTCGATGGTGATGCGCGAGCTCGACAACTACCTCAAGGGCGCCGCCACCGCCGACTACGAGGAGCTCGAGGACCTGGGGCAACGGGTGGCGAAGCTGTGGGCCGCGGCCGACGAGATCCGCATCGAAACGGAGCGCGGCACCCGCTTCCGCGCCGGGGTGACCAAGGAGCCGGTGATGGGGCAGCCCGTCATCGTCGAGTGCGGTCTGGCGCGCGAGCCCGGGCGCGAGGCGGCCTTCTCCGACGGCGAGGTCTCGCAGCGTCCGCGCGCGGGCACGGCCGAGGGGCGGCTCGTCATCGACGGCCCGGTGGCGGGGATGCGCGGCCTCGACCCCTTCGAGGTGGAGGTCGAAGGCGGCGAGGTGGTGCGCATCGCCGGCGGCGGCAACCGCACCCGCCAGCTGGCCTCGGTCTTCGAACGCCTGCCGTGCGCCAAGCACATCGCCGAGATCGGCTTGGGGCTCAACCCCGAAGCGCTCCACAACGGCGACTTCGAAGAGGAGAAGAAGGCCCAGGGCAACGTGCACGTGGCCCTGGGGGACGACATCTTCTACGGGGGCTCCCACGGCTGCGACATCCACTGGGACATGGTGCTCTACGACGCCACCGTCTGGCTCGACGACTTCCCCCTCTTCAAGGAGGGCCGGCTGCAGCTTCAGGAAGTCCTCGAGACCACGCGATGA
- a CDS encoding CaiB/BaiF CoA transferase family protein: MGALDGLVVLDLSRILAGPYATQMLADLGAEVWKVESPWGDDTRRWGPPFREGESAYFLSTNRGKKSLAVNLKDPRGQRLVRRLAERADVLVENFKAGDLARYGLDYSSLAEVNPRLVYASITGFGQTGPRAAEPGYDAALQGMTGIMSVTGEPDGPPMKVGVAWIDVLTGLTAAVGILAALRERDRNGRGQHLDLALFDVGVAAMVNQAQAYLMTGLAPTRMGNAHPQIVPYQAFEARDKWFILAVGNDAQYQRLTEALGRPDLWDDERFRTNAGRVEHREALVAELARIFRTRDRGDWLELLRDAGVPVTPVNDVGEALADPQAEARGLLWEVVHPRLGPTPLLASPLQHMSRTPAAPTAAPPLLGQHTREVLSGALGLTAEELERLEAEGVIKSAAADENPA; this comes from the coding sequence ATGGGCGCGCTCGACGGCCTCGTCGTGCTCGACCTCTCGCGCATCCTCGCAGGCCCCTACGCCACCCAGATGCTCGCCGACCTGGGGGCCGAGGTCTGGAAGGTGGAGTCGCCCTGGGGCGACGACACCCGCCGCTGGGGCCCGCCGTTCCGCGAAGGGGAGAGCGCCTACTTCCTCTCGACCAACCGCGGCAAGAAGAGCCTGGCCGTCAACCTCAAGGACCCGCGGGGGCAGCGGCTGGTGCGCCGTCTGGCCGAGCGTGCGGACGTGCTGGTGGAGAACTTCAAGGCCGGCGACCTCGCCCGCTACGGTCTCGACTACTCCAGCCTGGCCGAGGTGAACCCGCGCCTCGTCTACGCCTCGATCACCGGCTTCGGGCAGACGGGGCCGCGGGCCGCCGAACCCGGCTACGACGCCGCGCTGCAGGGGATGACCGGGATCATGAGCGTCACCGGCGAGCCCGACGGCCCGCCCATGAAGGTGGGCGTCGCCTGGATCGACGTGCTCACCGGGCTGACCGCGGCGGTGGGCATCCTCGCGGCGCTGCGGGAGCGCGACCGGAACGGCCGGGGGCAGCACCTCGACCTCGCCCTCTTCGACGTCGGCGTCGCCGCGATGGTCAACCAGGCCCAGGCCTACCTGATGACCGGCCTCGCGCCGACGCGGATGGGCAACGCCCATCCCCAGATCGTGCCCTACCAAGCCTTCGAGGCCCGCGACAAATGGTTCATCCTCGCGGTCGGCAACGACGCCCAGTACCAAAGGCTCACCGAGGCGCTGGGCCGGCCCGACCTGTGGGACGATGAGCGCTTCCGCACCAACGCCGGCCGGGTGGAGCACCGCGAGGCGCTGGTGGCCGAGCTGGCGCGTATCTTCCGCACGCGCGACCGCGGCGACTGGCTCGAGCTGCTGCGCGATGCCGGGGTGCCGGTTACCCCGGTGAACGACGTGGGCGAGGCGCTGGCCGACCCTCAGGCCGAAGCCCGGGGGCTCTTGTGGGAGGTGGTGCACCCGCGTCTGGGTCCGACGCCGCTCCTCGCCAGCCCCCTGCAGCACATGAGCCGCACCCCGGCCGCGCCCACAGCGGCCCCGCCGCTGCTGGGCCAGCACACCCGCGAGGTGCTTTCCGGGGCGCTGGGCCTGACCGCGGAGGAGCTGGAGCGGCTCGAGGCCGAGGGCGTGATCAAGAGCGCCGCGGCGGATGAGAACCCCGCCTGA
- a CDS encoding KAP family P-loop NTPase fold protein has protein sequence MLPELAFGAESVVEAVTERIERHFVRLDAGAHEDPLVVGLFGEWGSGKTLWLRHIERHFESKLEMKLKIGNTPSITVPIFFNAWRYEKEEHLIYPLVKVLEINLRTLVAEAGKANRSEPESGSPSNGGAGRGRSWIIEGISRAWQSARRAVVAAGMGFAGLTSGVTIRGEIETPKSDAFKAISGLFVDGRLSIELSGKDIVDFLMAAKGTPESAREKGENGKGPAADDLGEERRDEDLLSFAERVRSDYYDFQRILRELTGRDGVSGQEGEEAKVNLLFLIDDLDRCLPEKAVEMLEAIKLFMEVEGAAFVLALDDEVVERGIVHRYRDYTALQHPTAWDSIAYSVSNERYREFLDLYTNQMGQPITGHEYLEKIVHLQVRLPRVEADDVGPYLTERYPRLFTRRLEVEAERVAEGDGLKARKGLGKAVAGGEETEPREQLIELFRDAVPPVPRKLIRAAELLDLKLRTAKKNGWDVLDSEKELYVLAQLTLVQLFAPELYRFAQREFPHFLGKMVEWLDSGQGAPSLPTSFCLEELERRYRAVLTEAKAARSSGDQPSGAGERKEAGNDGSGLCAQRPVANLAPRLVESKELPLLDHLIKARQKRSGFDPFNVVLKNPDGVYDGVRFGEFFLLRRRVAVPGGREERTEGEHVGRAGDAYTELVPRDVEMFVGQLTAPDAVYWRNALEDEGIAGKRGRLRGDVFSLIVQNLPDFGGDAAKILDWLETLEPVLGPDQLDELVRRLGVFVALGAGPGEEGEGEGGNP, from the coding sequence ATGCTTCCCGAGCTCGCCTTTGGGGCAGAGAGCGTGGTAGAGGCCGTTACCGAACGCATCGAACGGCATTTTGTGAGGCTCGATGCCGGGGCGCATGAGGATCCACTCGTCGTTGGCTTGTTTGGGGAGTGGGGCAGTGGCAAGACGCTTTGGCTCCGGCACATCGAACGACACTTCGAAAGTAAACTCGAAATGAAACTGAAAATAGGGAATACTCCCAGCATAACGGTTCCCATATTTTTCAACGCCTGGCGTTACGAAAAAGAAGAACACCTCATCTACCCACTGGTAAAGGTGCTCGAAATCAATTTACGCACGCTCGTTGCTGAAGCAGGAAAAGCGAACAGGTCGGAGCCTGAGAGCGGGTCGCCCTCAAACGGCGGTGCGGGGCGCGGGCGCAGCTGGATCATCGAAGGCATTTCGCGCGCGTGGCAAAGCGCCCGGCGTGCGGTTGTCGCTGCTGGCATGGGCTTTGCCGGACTAACTTCGGGCGTTACAATTCGCGGCGAAATTGAAACACCGAAAAGCGATGCCTTCAAAGCGATCAGCGGACTCTTCGTGGACGGCAGATTGAGCATCGAGCTATCCGGCAAGGACATCGTGGATTTTCTGATGGCGGCCAAGGGAACGCCGGAGAGCGCCCGGGAAAAAGGCGAGAACGGTAAAGGGCCGGCCGCCGACGATTTGGGGGAGGAGCGGCGCGACGAAGACCTGCTGAGCTTCGCCGAGAGGGTGCGTTCCGATTACTACGACTTTCAGCGCATCCTGCGCGAGCTTACCGGCAGGGATGGGGTTTCCGGACAGGAGGGGGAAGAGGCGAAGGTCAACCTCCTTTTCCTGATTGACGACCTGGACCGGTGCCTGCCGGAAAAGGCCGTCGAAATGCTGGAGGCGATCAAGCTGTTTATGGAGGTCGAAGGTGCGGCCTTCGTGCTGGCGCTGGACGATGAGGTGGTGGAGCGGGGGATCGTCCACCGTTACCGTGACTACACCGCTCTACAGCACCCGACCGCCTGGGACAGCATTGCCTACAGCGTGAGCAACGAGAGGTACCGCGAATTTTTAGACCTGTACACCAACCAGATGGGCCAACCGATTACCGGGCACGAATACCTGGAAAAGATCGTGCACCTGCAAGTACGCTTGCCGCGCGTCGAGGCCGACGACGTGGGGCCTTACCTGACCGAGCGTTATCCGCGGCTCTTTACCCGCAGGCTGGAGGTTGAGGCCGAAAGGGTCGCGGAAGGTGACGGTTTAAAGGCCCGCAAAGGCTTGGGAAAAGCGGTTGCCGGTGGGGAGGAAACGGAGCCGCGGGAACAGTTGATCGAGCTTTTCAGGGACGCTGTGCCACCGGTGCCGCGCAAGCTGATCCGGGCAGCGGAGCTGCTGGACTTGAAGTTGCGGACGGCTAAAAAGAACGGTTGGGACGTTTTAGATAGCGAGAAAGAGCTTTACGTGCTGGCACAGCTCACGCTGGTGCAGCTTTTTGCCCCCGAGCTTTACCGCTTTGCGCAACGGGAGTTTCCGCATTTCTTGGGGAAGATGGTCGAGTGGCTCGACAGCGGTCAGGGCGCCCCCAGCCTACCCACCAGCTTTTGTCTGGAAGAGCTGGAGCGGCGTTACCGGGCGGTACTCACCGAGGCAAAGGCTGCGCGTTCGAGCGGCGACCAGCCATCCGGCGCGGGCGAGAGGAAGGAGGCGGGAAATGATGGGTCCGGTCTGTGCGCGCAGCGGCCGGTGGCCAACCTTGCTCCCCGGCTGGTGGAAAGCAAGGAGCTGCCCTTGCTGGATCACCTGATCAAGGCGCGCCAGAAACGCTCGGGCTTCGATCCTTTCAATGTCGTGCTAAAGAACCCTGATGGCGTCTACGACGGCGTTCGCTTTGGCGAGTTCTTTTTGTTGCGGCGGCGGGTGGCTGTTCCCGGTGGACGGGAGGAACGGACCGAGGGCGAGCATGTTGGGCGGGCTGGTGATGCGTACACGGAACTGGTCCCGCGCGATGTGGAGATGTTTGTTGGCCAGTTGACGGCGCCCGACGCCGTGTACTGGCGGAATGCCCTGGAAGACGAGGGCATAGCGGGCAAGCGAGGTCGGTTAAGAGGCGATGTGTTTTCGTTGATCGTGCAGAACCTGCCAGATTTTGGTGGTGACGCAGCGAAGATTCTGGATTGGCTGGAGACCTTGGAACCCGTTCTTGGCCCCGACCAGCTCGATGAGCTGGTGAGGCGGTTGGGGGTTTTTGTTGCATTGGGTGCAGGCCCGGGTGAGGAAGGGGAGGGTGAAGGTGGAAACCCGTGA
- a CDS encoding WD40 repeat domain-containing protein, with translation MKVETRELRRLLELLARKHSPSYEPVAERVDLRKLGMQGKKLNGQGFAFAYLRGLELPEGTELIDSADNDDVIAGDVQKKGAWLRVNLEEARLVGVEGLNRLRWSRLIYADITRAEKVKLSKHNLLDLPNHGEMPDFGPTLVHVGHKNLVAGRALAILPSGLLACGSDDGTIRLWDLGSGMPMQTLEGHKGAVTTLVTLPSRLLASGSDDGTICIWDTNHEAKLTVGRRWGPVNTLLSLSSDYIASSTSSNTIRIINVITGEIIRTYKDYTGTILALAKLPSGLLVSGSSGGYIRIWDLKKDKPIRSYKYPVGAITALASLPSGLLASGSDDGTIRIWDAETGELEAALEGHRGPVFALTLLPSGLLASGSDDGTIRIWNPDTGGVALTLKGHAGPIRAIDFLSSGLLVSVSDDNTVRIWDSKAGEAVRQIGGHKSLVSVFALTLLPSGLLASGSDDGTIRIWDAETGELEAALEGHKGPVFALASLPSGLLASGSDDGTIRIWDAETGELEAALEGHKGRIHNIAILSNSQIASGMSDKTIYIWNIKTRLLEYILGVFEGHKGPVFALTLLPSGLLASGSDDGTIRIWDTETGGTVRILEGHTGSVLALTLLPSGLLASGSDDGTIRIWDAETGELEAALEGHRGPVFALASLPSGLLASGSDDGTIRIWDPEAGELQRVFLNLKRWYAEVGVCADKSGLTFCAPPGRSWRRREVEGRLLPADPVLHELSQLSCCGYVLPAYRFPELIEWLDNAGERMRLAWPKGFDWRRFLGWSDSAKKQG, from the coding sequence GTGAAGGTGGAAACCCGTGAGCTGAGGCGGTTACTGGAGTTGCTTGCGCGCAAGCACAGTCCGAGCTACGAACCGGTTGCCGAAAGGGTAGACTTGCGCAAGTTGGGAATGCAAGGCAAGAAGTTGAATGGCCAAGGTTTTGCCTTTGCCTATTTACGGGGGCTTGAATTACCTGAAGGTACTGAACTGATCGACTCGGCTGACAATGATGACGTCATTGCGGGAGACGTGCAAAAAAAGGGGGCGTGGTTGCGGGTCAACCTCGAAGAAGCCCGTCTTGTTGGGGTTGAGGGACTGAACCGCTTGCGCTGGTCACGCTTGATCTACGCTGATATTACTAGAGCAGAAAAGGTGAAACTGAGCAAACATAACTTGCTTGACCTACCTAATCATGGTGAAATGCCTGATTTTGGGCCCACTTTGGTCCATGTGGGACATAAAAACCTCGTTGCTGGCCGCGCCCTTGCCATACTCCCCTCCGGCCTATTAGCCTGCGGCTCGGATGACGGCACCATCCGCCTGTGGGACCTAGGAAGCGGCATGCCTATGCAAACCCTTGAGGGCCACAAGGGTGCCGTCACCACGCTTGTCACCCTCCCTTCGAGATTGCTAGCTAGCGGTTCGGATGACGGTACCATCTGTATTTGGGATACAAACCATGAGGCAAAACTCACTGTTGGAAGGCGATGGGGCCCGGTAAATACTTTATTATCGCTATCATCAGATTACATAGCAAGTAGTACTAGTAGTAATACTATACGTATAATTAATGTAATAACAGGGGAAATAATACGTACCTATAAAGACTATACGGGTACGATTCTTGCACTTGCTAAACTTCCCTCGGGTTTGTTAGTGAGCGGTTCGAGCGGGGGCTACATCCGAATCTGGGACTTAAAAAAAGACAAACCTATTCGTAGCTATAAGTATCCGGTTGGTGCAATCACCGCCCTCGCCTCCCTCCCCTCCGGTCTACTCGCGAGCGGCTCGGACGACGGCACCATCCGCATTTGGGATGCCGAGACGGGAGAGCTCGAGGCTGCCCTCGAAGGTCACAGGGGTCCCGTATTCGCCCTCACCCTCCTCCCCTCCGGTTTACTCGCGAGCGGCTCGGACGACGGCACCATCCGCATTTGGAACCCAGATACTGGTGGAGTCGCCCTCACCCTTAAGGGTCACGCCGGGCCCATCCGTGCCATTGATTTTCTTTCCTCTGGCTTGCTGGTAAGCGTCTCGGACGACAACACCGTTCGAATTTGGGATAGCAAGGCAGGTGAAGCCGTACGCCAAATTGGTGGCCATAAGAGCCTAGTCTCCGTATTCGCCCTCACCCTCCTCCCCTCCGGTTTACTCGCGAGCGGCTCGGACGACGGCACCATCCGCATTTGGGATGCCGAGACGGGAGAGCTCGAGGCTGCCCTCGAAGGTCACAAGGGTCCCGTATTCGCCCTCGCCTCCCTCCCCTCCGGTCTACTCGCGAGCGGCTCGGACGACGGCACCATCCGCATTTGGGATGCCGAGACGGGAGAGCTCGAGGCTGCCCTCGAAGGTCACAAGGGGAGAATTCACAATATCGCTATACTTTCCAACAGTCAGATAGCTAGTGGTATGAGTGACAAAACAATTTATATATGGAATATAAAAACACGATTATTAGAGTACATTCTTGGTGTTTTCGAAGGTCACAAGGGTCCCGTATTCGCCCTCACCCTCCTCCCCTCCGGTCTACTCGCGAGCGGCTCGGACGACGGCACCATCCGCATTTGGGATACCGAGACGGGAGGGACCGTCCGCATCCTCGAGGGCCACACCGGTTCCGTCCTCGCCCTCACCCTCCTCCCCTCCGGTCTACTCGCGAGCGGCTCGGACGACGGCACCATCCGCATTTGGGATGCCGAGACGGGAGAGCTCGAGGCTGCCCTCGAAGGTCACAGGGGTCCCGTATTCGCCCTCGCCTCCCTCCCCTCCGGTCTACTCGCGAGCGGGTCGGACGACGGCACAATCCGTATCTGGGATCCGGAGGCTGGCGAGCTACAGCGAGTTTTTCTAAACTTAAAAAGGTGGTATGCGGAGGTCGGGGTATGTGCCGATAAAAGCGGTCTAACTTTTTGCGCGCCGCCGGGAAGATCGTGGCGGAGGCGTGAAGTGGAGGGCCGCCTTTTGCCAGCTGATCCGGTATTGCATGAGCTAAGCCAGCTCTCGTGCTGCGGTTACGTGCTCCCGGCTTACCGCTTTCCCGAGTTGATCGAATGGCTGGACAATGCAGGTGAACGCATGCGTCTCGCTTGGCCTAAGGGATTTGATTGGCGTCGTTTCCTCGGCTGGTCGGACAGCGCGAAAAAGCAGGGCTAA
- a CDS encoding nitroreductase family protein — translation MDLLTPMLERRSIRRFKPEPLREGDLERILAAARRAPTDASAQLYSILRVTDPKLRRELAHLAGDQAHVAEAAEFFVPLADVHRLERLLAHRGQAMARWPRTGLHFALVDATLAGAHLAVAAEALGYGICWIGGLLNRPAEVARLLGLPRGVVPVSGLVVGVPDEKPPLRPRLPEALVLHENRYRAYSPTDLDAAYEAMAPASRRGDWLFVLERYFARGGTMEQRDPAYGFLAARQGFAADWPPEAAEALFVRGHDAGDLGEAIEQLLAGGWRGVLFGRGPFGESTVWLEKETAAERGEGKTPGEALGRAVEAALPFRE, via the coding sequence ATGGACCTGCTCACGCCGATGCTCGAGCGCCGCTCGATCCGCCGCTTCAAGCCCGAGCCGCTGCGCGAGGGCGACCTGGAGCGCATCCTGGCGGCGGCGCGGCGCGCCCCCACCGACGCCAGCGCCCAGCTTTACTCGATCCTGCGCGTGACCGATCCAAAGCTGCGGCGCGAACTCGCCCACCTGGCCGGCGACCAGGCGCACGTCGCCGAGGCGGCCGAGTTCTTCGTTCCGCTGGCCGACGTGCACCGCCTGGAGCGGCTGCTGGCCCACCGCGGCCAGGCGATGGCCCGCTGGCCGCGCACCGGCCTGCACTTCGCCCTGGTGGACGCCACCCTGGCCGGCGCGCACCTGGCCGTAGCCGCCGAGGCGCTGGGCTACGGCATCTGCTGGATCGGCGGGCTCCTCAACCGCCCGGCCGAGGTGGCGCGGCTGCTGGGGCTGCCCCGCGGGGTGGTTCCGGTGAGCGGCCTGGTCGTGGGGGTCCCCGACGAAAAGCCGCCGCTGCGGCCGCGGCTGCCCGAGGCGCTGGTGCTGCACGAGAACCGCTACCGCGCCTACAGCCCCACGGACCTCGACGCCGCCTACGAGGCCATGGCCCCCGCGAGCCGGCGGGGTGACTGGCTCTTCGTGCTCGAACGCTACTTCGCCCGCGGCGGCACCATGGAGCAGCGCGACCCCGCCTATGGCTTCTTGGCCGCGCGCCAGGGCTTCGCGGCCGACTGGCCGCCCGAGGCGGCCGAGGCGCTCTTCGTGCGCGGCCACGACGCCGGCGACCTAGGCGAGGCCATCGAGCAGCTGCTGGCCGGCGGCTGGCGCGGGGTGCTCTTTGGCCGCGGCCCCTTCGGCGAGAGCACCGTCTGGCTGGAGAAAGAAACCGCCGCCGAACGCGGCGAGGGCAAGACCCCGGGCGAGGCGCTGGGCCGCGCCGTGGAGGCGGCGCTGCCCTTTAGGGAATGA
- a CDS encoding Re/Si-specific NAD(P)(+) transhydrogenase subunit alpha, whose amino-acid sequence MAIKIAVPKEEAPGERRVALVPEVAGKLVRQGHAVAVESGAGVGAHYLDDAYEKAGAQLVEKRTELLGGAQIVLKVQPPTEDEIDALPEGAVLIGFMYPHRYPERVAKMRDKKLTVFAMELVPRITRAQAMDALSSQATVAGYKAALIAADTIDRFLPMLTTAAGTIRPAQVLVLGAGVAGLQAIATAKRLGAVVSAYDVRRAAGEQVRSLGAKFLELEIDAEAEGGYARELTEEEKAKERAMVEEAIVAADIVITTANIPGRRAPILVTKEMVERMKPGSVIVDLAAESGGNCEVTKPGETVQVGDVRVVGPLNLPSALAVHASEMYAKNLHNFLELILTEEGGLELDWDDEILAGSVLVHDGEIKHAPTRELVEGGAA is encoded by the coding sequence ATGGCCATCAAAATCGCAGTACCCAAGGAGGAAGCCCCGGGCGAGCGCCGGGTCGCCCTCGTGCCCGAGGTCGCCGGCAAGCTCGTCAGGCAGGGGCACGCCGTCGCCGTCGAGAGCGGCGCGGGCGTGGGGGCGCACTACCTCGACGACGCCTACGAAAAGGCGGGCGCCCAGCTCGTAGAAAAGAGAACCGAGCTCCTCGGCGGAGCGCAGATCGTGCTCAAGGTGCAGCCGCCGACCGAGGACGAGATCGACGCCCTGCCCGAGGGCGCGGTGCTGATCGGCTTCATGTACCCGCACCGCTACCCCGAACGGGTGGCGAAGATGCGCGACAAGAAGCTGACCGTCTTCGCCATGGAGCTGGTGCCGCGCATCACCCGCGCCCAGGCCATGGACGCGCTCAGCAGCCAGGCCACGGTGGCCGGTTACAAGGCGGCCCTGATCGCCGCCGACACCATCGACCGTTTCCTGCCCATGCTCACCACCGCCGCCGGGACGATCCGCCCCGCGCAGGTGCTGGTGCTGGGCGCGGGGGTGGCGGGGTTGCAGGCCATCGCCACGGCCAAGCGCCTGGGCGCGGTCGTCAGCGCCTACGACGTGCGCCGCGCCGCCGGCGAGCAGGTGCGCAGCCTCGGGGCCAAGTTCCTGGAGCTGGAGATCGACGCCGAGGCCGAGGGCGGCTACGCGCGCGAGCTCACCGAAGAGGAGAAGGCCAAGGAGCGGGCGATGGTCGAGGAGGCCATCGTCGCCGCCGACATCGTCATCACCACCGCGAACATTCCCGGACGGCGCGCGCCCATCCTGGTGACCAAGGAGATGGTCGAGCGCATGAAGCCGGGCTCGGTCATCGTCGACCTGGCCGCCGAGTCGGGCGGCAACTGCGAGGTCACGAAGCCGGGCGAGACGGTGCAGGTGGGCGACGTGCGGGTGGTGGGCCCCCTGAATCTGCCGAGCGCGCTGGCGGTGCACGCCTCGGAGATGTACGCCAAGAACCTGCACAACTTCCTCGAGCTCATCCTCACTGAAGAGGGCGGGCTCGAACTCGACTGGGACGACGAGATCCTGGCGGGCAGCGTGCTCGTCCACGACGGCGAGATCAAGCACGCGCCCACGCGCGAACTCGTGGAAGGAGGCGCGGCATGA
- a CDS encoding NAD(P) transhydrogenase subunit alpha translates to MISGTWAALYIFMLAAFTGYEVISRVPVVLHTPLMSGSNFIHGIVLVGAMVVLGHAETTPELVIGFIGVLLAAANAAGGYAVTERMLEMFERKPKEG, encoded by the coding sequence ATGATCAGCGGAACCTGGGCGGCGCTCTACATCTTCATGCTCGCGGCGTTCACCGGCTACGAGGTGATCAGCCGCGTCCCCGTGGTGCTCCACACCCCCCTGATGTCGGGGTCGAACTTCATCCACGGCATCGTGCTCGTGGGGGCGATGGTGGTCCTCGGCCACGCCGAGACCACCCCGGAGCTGGTCATCGGCTTCATCGGCGTGCTGCTGGCCGCGGCCAACGCCGCCGGCGGCTACGCGGTCACCGAACGGATGCTCGAGATGTTCGAGCGGAAACCCAAGGAGGGCTAG